Proteins encoded together in one Benincasa hispida cultivar B227 chromosome 1, ASM972705v1, whole genome shotgun sequence window:
- the LOC120070309 gene encoding uncharacterized protein At4g14342-like gives MQASDRFNINSQLEHLQAKYVGTGHADLNRFEWAVNIQRDSYASYVGHYPILAYFAIAENESIGREHYNFMQKMLLPCGLPPEREDD, from the exons ATGCAG GCCAGTGATAGATTTAACATCAATTCCCAGCTTGAGCACCTGCAGGCTAAATATGTGGGAACTGGGCATGCCGACTTAAATAGATT TGAATGGGCCGTGAACATTCAGCGTGATAGCTACGCATCATATGTTGGACATTACCCCATTCTAGCTTACTTCGCTATAGCAGAAAATGAATCCATTGGAAGGGAACACTACAATTTTATGCAG AAAATGCTATTACCTTGCGGCCTTCCTCCAGAAAGGGAAGATGATTGA